The following are from one region of the Paenibacillus sp. JZ16 genome:
- a CDS encoding histidine phosphatase family protein, whose protein sequence is MVEILVVRHGQSEADIMNRCEGRADFALTDLGQQQARLLAEWIHREYTLDAIFSSTLNRAKQTAAAIAETTKVPVTYDDDLMEQNNGVIAGMLREEALLKYPLPDGGRKRHDAIEGGESEVQFRARAEQFISKLFTTIHSEPDLKRVCIVSHGGMITMLFRSFLNLPYHTDIHIPTGDTGVHLWRYDRSGKKIIAATNLQGHLS, encoded by the coding sequence ATGGTTGAAATTCTGGTCGTCAGACATGGACAATCGGAAGCGGATATTATGAATCGGTGTGAAGGACGGGCTGACTTTGCACTGACGGATCTTGGCCAGCAGCAGGCACGGCTCCTGGCAGAGTGGATTCATCGTGAATATACTTTGGATGCCATATTCTCCAGTACGTTAAACCGGGCCAAGCAGACCGCGGCAGCCATTGCTGAAACGACAAAAGTCCCCGTTACCTATGATGATGATTTAATGGAGCAAAATAATGGGGTCATCGCCGGTATGCTAAGAGAAGAGGCTTTACTTAAATATCCCCTGCCTGATGGAGGAAGAAAACGGCACGATGCAATCGAAGGCGGAGAATCTGAAGTACAGTTCAGAGCAAGAGCCGAACAATTCATATCCAAGCTGTTTACTACAATTCATAGCGAGCCTGATTTGAAAAGGGTTTGTATTGTCTCCCACGGCGGGATGATCACGATGTTATTCCGAAGTTTTTTGAATCTTCCTTATCATACGGATATTCATATTCCGACAGGCGATACAGGCGTTCATCTATGGAGATATGATCGGAGCGGGAAAAAGATAATCGCGGCTACGAATTTGCAGGGGCATCTATCCTGA
- a CDS encoding VOC family protein codes for MNKGFSHCLQIFPTSNFEKTSEFYERIGFRAMNYFDAAEPHVCLYKDSVEIVLTKTEIEVVPNRIRYGYGYDAYFITYGQREIQQELMDLGVKIVRALSTTDYNNHEFVFEDVDGRWIAIGNKL; via the coding sequence ATGAATAAAGGGTTTTCGCATTGTTTGCAGATTTTCCCGACCTCTAACTTCGAGAAAACCAGCGAGTTTTATGAGCGAATCGGGTTCCGTGCCATGAACTATTTTGATGCAGCAGAACCGCATGTATGCCTCTACAAGGACTCTGTTGAGATTGTATTAACGAAGACGGAGATTGAGGTTGTTCCGAATCGAATCCGTTACGGATATGGGTACGATGCTTATTTTATTACTTACGGACAACGGGAAATCCAGCAAGAGCTTATGGATTTGGGCGTGAAGATTGTCAGGGCTTTATCGACAACGGATTATAACAATCATGAGTTTGTGTTTGAGGATGTGGACGGGCGATGGATCGCGATTGGTAATAAGTTATAG
- a CDS encoding GNAT family N-acetyltransferase, producing the protein MNVTLKVLDNTELKSIWKEAFQQQNIMRPDEYYDLCEYENQIDKRVTLLAFVHEELAGVSHLKYESSYPYFREQSIPEINDLNVFPEYRRNGIANSIMEEFENIVRKKMPRIGIGVGLYRDYGAAQRIYVRRGYIPDGNGIMYNNESVVPGDMVCADDDLNLYLIKELV; encoded by the coding sequence ATGAACGTTACATTAAAGGTGTTAGATAACACGGAGCTTAAAAGCATCTGGAAGGAAGCGTTTCAGCAGCAAAATATAATGCGCCCGGATGAGTATTACGATTTATGCGAATATGAGAACCAAATCGACAAGCGTGTCACCTTGTTGGCTTTTGTTCATGAGGAGCTGGCCGGTGTTTCCCACTTGAAATACGAATCGAGTTATCCCTATTTTCGAGAGCAGAGCATTCCGGAAATCAATGATCTGAATGTGTTCCCGGAGTACCGGAGAAACGGCATAGCTAATAGCATCATGGAAGAATTCGAGAACATCGTCCGCAAAAAAATGCCGCGTATCGGTATCGGAGTTGGATTGTACAGGGACTACGGTGCGGCTCAAAGAATATATGTCCGGCGCGGCTATATTCCGGACGGCAACGGAATTATGTACAACAACGAATCTGTGGTGCCCGGTGACATGGTATGTGCGGATGACGATCTGAACCTGTATCTGATTAAAGAGCTGGTTTAA
- a CDS encoding GrpB family protein codes for MTPKPVIIEEYNPEWPKMFQEIQSILALTLGADALSIEHVGSTSVPKLAAKPILDIDVVIESMKSLPAVIAKLETLGYSHQGDLGVEGREAFDRKDEYVPYSEEISLRMTQHLYVCHRDSQELYRHITFRDALINNPELVKEYASLKKELAITFRNDRKAYTEGKSDFIQRVLKQVAR; via the coding sequence ATGACACCTAAACCCGTCATCATCGAGGAATATAATCCCGAATGGCCAAAAATGTTTCAGGAGATTCAATCCATATTGGCACTTACTCTTGGTGCTGATGCGCTGAGTATCGAGCATGTGGGAAGCACCTCCGTACCAAAGCTTGCCGCGAAGCCAATATTGGATATCGATGTTGTGATCGAATCCATGAAATCGCTTCCGGCGGTCATTGCGAAATTAGAAACCCTTGGCTATAGCCATCAGGGGGATTTAGGGGTCGAGGGCAGGGAAGCTTTTGATAGGAAAGATGAGTATGTTCCCTACAGCGAGGAGATTAGTTTGAGAATGACCCAGCATTTATATGTCTGCCATCGGGACAGCCAAGAACTATACAGGCATATTACTTTTCGGGATGCTCTCATCAATAACCCGGAGCTTGTCAAAGAATACGCCTCATTAAAGAAAGAACTAGCCATAACTTTTCGTAATGATCGAAAAGCCTATACGGAAGGCAAATCCGACTTTATCCAGCGGGTATTGAAGCAGGTCGCACGCTAA
- a CDS encoding phosphotransferase family protein, whose amino-acid sequence MNPIPSYTQRIQEVYPHLDIQDVEMNNIGQNNDVLILNQTLVFRFPKYAESLQAMIRETQLLNRIKNKVTLLIPNPMYVSFDDLQVGKMFMGYPLIEGQPLWSEDLLLHRNSDIEDRVAEQMVEFLVQLHTVEINEWIADDRNVVNVHEEMSGLYTQIQDQLFRFIRPDAQEEISSNFTRFLNNPANRDIRPTCIHGDFGTSNILWSPEKGRMTGIIDFGGSGIGDPAYDLAGILAGYGQEFFEKCIAMYPNGDHIAERVHFYRSTFALQEALHGVIHQDAEAFEAGIRDFR is encoded by the coding sequence ATGAACCCGATACCGTCATATACCCAGCGCATCCAAGAAGTTTATCCGCACCTGGATATTCAAGACGTTGAGATGAACAACATAGGTCAGAACAACGATGTGTTGATTTTGAATCAGACGCTGGTCTTCAGATTTCCTAAGTATGCAGAAAGTCTCCAAGCGATGATCAGAGAAACTCAATTACTGAATAGGATCAAGAACAAGGTAACTCTGCTTATACCGAATCCGATGTATGTTTCATTTGACGATTTGCAGGTGGGTAAAATGTTCATGGGCTATCCGTTAATCGAGGGTCAGCCGTTATGGTCAGAAGATCTGCTTTTACACAGGAATTCGGACATCGAGGATAGGGTAGCAGAACAGATGGTCGAATTTCTCGTTCAGCTTCATACTGTGGAGATCAATGAATGGATCGCTGACGATAGAAATGTTGTAAATGTCCACGAAGAGATGTCCGGATTGTACACACAAATTCAAGACCAGTTGTTTCGTTTCATCAGGCCCGATGCACAAGAGGAAATCTCAAGCAACTTCACAAGATTTCTGAACAACCCTGCGAATCGTGACATTCGTCCAACCTGCATTCACGGTGACTTTGGCACGTCCAACATACTTTGGAGTCCGGAGAAAGGTCGAATGACGGGCATCATTGATTTTGGGGGTTCAGGGATTGGAGACCCGGCATATGATTTAGCGGGAATCCTAGCGGGTTATGGTCAAGAGTTTTTCGAAAAGTGTATCGCCATGTACCCGAATGGAGACCACATCGCGGAGCGCGTTCATTTTTATAGAAGCACGTTTGCCTTGCAAGAGGCGCTGCATGGAGTCATTCATCAAGACGCTGAGGCGTTTGAGGCAGGCATACGAGATTTTAGATGA
- a CDS encoding CD3324 family protein, with amino-acid sequence MKYEKALDILPEHVVKTIQQYIDGSYIYIPRKSENRKSWGEQTGVKKDLDIRNRSILKSYLHGDSIRTLSERYYLTEQSIRRIIRAERMKE; translated from the coding sequence ATGAAATACGAGAAAGCACTTGATATTTTACCTGAACATGTAGTCAAAACCATTCAACAATATATTGATGGAAGTTATATTTATATTCCGAGAAAGTCGGAGAACCGGAAGTCCTGGGGTGAACAAACCGGGGTCAAGAAGGACCTGGATATTCGGAATCGGAGCATTCTCAAAAGTTATTTGCATGGCGACTCCATCCGTACATTGTCAGAACGATATTATTTAACGGAGCAATCGATCCGTAGAATTATTCGGGCAGAACGAATGAAAGAATAG
- a CDS encoding threonine aldolase family protein, whose protein sequence is MGEQRKSISEAYSETAYPLIGHSRRNLEVLLEAFRDVDGSQMGDTYGKGAIIEEFQARMADVLGKESAVFFPSGTMAQQIALRIWCDDAGLKQVAYHPLCHLEIHEEDGLKELHHIEPILLADKERLITLEDVQNLNREIACLLLELPQREIGGQLPEYEELEAISAYCRSQGIKLHLDGARLFEITPYYQKTAAEICALFDSVYVSFYKGIGGIAGAILAGGTDFVEKSKVWKRRHGGDLVSLYPYIISSSYYYKERIGNMGRYYEEAKELAALFNQCKGVNTKPAVPVSNMFHVHFEWDKEQLEPILIEVYRATGVGLISYLNEAGGSQCYTEVHIGERYSKTPRESIQQAFQLLNEKLREAASA, encoded by the coding sequence ATGGGAGAACAACGTAAATCGATTAGCGAAGCTTATAGCGAAACAGCCTATCCATTGATTGGACATAGCCGCAGGAATCTCGAGGTGCTGCTGGAGGCATTTCGGGATGTGGATGGGTCGCAGATGGGGGATACATACGGCAAAGGCGCCATCATTGAGGAGTTTCAGGCGCGCATGGCAGACGTTCTGGGCAAGGAATCGGCTGTCTTTTTTCCGAGCGGAACCATGGCGCAGCAGATTGCTTTGCGGATCTGGTGCGATGATGCTGGGCTGAAACAAGTGGCTTATCATCCCCTCTGTCATCTGGAGATTCACGAAGAGGACGGGCTTAAGGAGCTGCATCATATCGAACCGATTCTTCTTGCTGATAAAGAGCGTTTGATTACGCTTGAAGACGTGCAGAATCTGAATCGCGAAATTGCATGTTTGCTGCTGGAGCTGCCGCAGCGTGAAATCGGAGGGCAGCTGCCCGAATACGAAGAGTTGGAGGCCATATCGGCGTATTGTCGTTCTCAAGGCATAAAGCTGCATCTGGACGGGGCAAGATTGTTCGAGATCACTCCGTATTATCAAAAAACGGCGGCCGAAATCTGTGCTCTATTTGACAGTGTATATGTGTCCTTCTATAAAGGTATAGGCGGGATTGCCGGCGCTATTCTGGCTGGCGGCACCGACTTTGTGGAGAAATCCAAAGTATGGAAAAGGCGTCATGGCGGGGATCTGGTCAGTCTTTACCCGTATATCATCAGTTCAAGTTATTATTACAAGGAAAGAATAGGTAATATGGGCCGGTATTACGAGGAAGCTAAAGAGCTCGCAGCGCTGTTTAATCAGTGCAAGGGCGTGAATACGAAGCCTGCCGTGCCCGTATCGAATATGTTTCATGTACATTTTGAATGGGACAAAGAACAGCTTGAACCGATTCTTATTGAGGTTTACCGCGCGACGGGCGTCGGATTGATCAGTTATCTAAACGAAGCAGGGGGAAGCCAATGTTATACGGAAGTTCACATTGGGGAGCGGTACAGCAAGACGCCAAGAGAAAGCATTCAGCAAGCTTTTCAATTGTTGAATGAGAAATTGCGGGAAGCTGCGAGCGCATGA
- a CDS encoding cation diffusion facilitator family transporter — translation MHHHNHHHGHDHSHHDHARSGNKKGLAIALIITLGIMILEFIGGLLTNSLALLSDSGHMLSDASALLLSLVALWFATKPSSPNKTYGFYRFEILAALLNGVALFVIAGFIVWEAIQRFDDPPTVASGSMMLIAAIGLLANLLSAWFLMRTGDVKNNVNLRSAYLHVIGDALGSVGAIIAGIVMMAFGWYIADPIISILVSILILKSAWRIIQNTVHILMEGAPAAINPEEVKKSLQSIPGVTGIHDLHIWTITSNFDSLSCHLVAEDEASSYEILQQAIDLLDSRFHIEHSTIQIENSTITHRDNKV, via the coding sequence ATGCATCATCATAACCACCATCATGGGCATGACCACAGCCACCATGATCATGCCCGCTCAGGAAACAAAAAAGGACTTGCCATTGCCCTCATCATCACACTTGGCATCATGATTCTAGAGTTTATAGGGGGCTTGCTGACCAACAGTCTGGCTCTGTTATCCGATTCCGGGCATATGTTAAGTGATGCCAGCGCTTTGCTGCTCAGTCTGGTCGCATTATGGTTTGCCACAAAGCCCTCATCGCCGAATAAAACCTATGGCTTTTACCGTTTTGAAATATTGGCAGCACTACTAAATGGCGTCGCCTTGTTTGTCATCGCCGGCTTTATCGTATGGGAAGCGATTCAGCGCTTTGACGACCCGCCAACCGTCGCCAGCGGAAGCATGATGCTCATTGCAGCCATCGGCTTGTTGGCTAACCTTCTCAGTGCCTGGTTCTTGATGCGAACGGGAGATGTAAAGAACAATGTGAATCTCCGCAGCGCATACCTCCACGTTATCGGCGATGCGCTCGGCTCGGTAGGAGCCATCATCGCCGGGATCGTGATGATGGCCTTCGGATGGTATATTGCGGATCCTATCATATCCATCCTTGTGTCGATCTTGATTCTGAAGAGCGCTTGGAGAATCATACAGAATACCGTTCATATTCTGATGGAGGGAGCACCGGCAGCGATAAACCCTGAAGAGGTAAAGAAATCCCTGCAGTCTATACCTGGGGTCACCGGCATCCATGATCTTCATATTTGGACGATTACGTCCAATTTCGATTCCTTAAGCTGCCATCTCGTCGCCGAGGATGAAGCGAGCAGTTATGAGATTCTGCAACAAGCGATCGATCTTCTGGACAGCCGATTCCACATCGAGCATTCAACGATCCAGATTGAGAACTCCACTATCACGCATCGTGATAATAAAGTCTAA
- a CDS encoding SgrR family transcriptional regulator encodes MLYEQFFMLHQKLAVNAPANTATEVTLEQIAETLYCTTRNAKLVIRKLEEKGWIMWKAGRGRGNRSKLTFLADQADLLQEAAQQLALKGEYRQAFELLRTYGQGIHTNDSYVEWMNGHFGFSKEMREGEAEARDSLRLPVYRLIETLDPAECYYSFQAHMIQQIFDRLVIYDNANDQYLSVIAHYWNSNEDGTVWTFHLRKGIRFHDGRELSAEDVKFTVERLGRDKRNAWIVRELQRVEAVSPREVRFILNKPNRIFIRFVSSICMSIVPKHLVSLNEEQFWKLPVGTGPFQVEEWTDERLTIRANPHYYQGRPHLDNIHIIMMPEDAEHCEVSWERLLQDPERIEHKGEKHAVDIIESSEGCTTLITWNMKKPGPYQSIEFRRAFSLILNRAEMIRELGGNRLYPAKGFIMDEQAPYRKDRHDPELAKSLLKQSGYDGSPITMATLANHIKDAEWVQKQCASIGIPLIIREERMDTIHQSDVMNTMDCVLHGLVLPGEEVCLIENYEQKGSVVKEFMDPSLHHWVKDCVDDALASEWYEERLSLLSHIEERLREEAHVSFLVHTRFYASLDPSYKGVVINNLGWLDFKQIWRV; translated from the coding sequence ATGCTGTACGAACAATTCTTCATGCTGCACCAAAAGCTTGCTGTTAACGCTCCGGCCAACACGGCTACGGAAGTGACGCTTGAGCAGATCGCCGAAACGCTATATTGCACAACGCGGAATGCCAAGCTCGTTATACGCAAGCTCGAGGAGAAGGGTTGGATTATGTGGAAGGCAGGACGCGGGCGAGGAAATCGTTCCAAGCTTACCTTTCTAGCCGATCAAGCTGATCTGCTTCAGGAAGCTGCGCAGCAGCTCGCGTTAAAAGGGGAATATCGGCAGGCCTTCGAACTGCTGCGAACCTATGGTCAAGGTATTCACACCAACGATTCTTACGTGGAATGGATGAACGGGCATTTTGGCTTTAGCAAGGAGATGAGAGAAGGGGAAGCGGAAGCAAGGGATTCGCTGCGGCTTCCCGTGTACCGCTTGATTGAAACGTTGGATCCCGCCGAATGCTACTACAGTTTTCAAGCTCATATGATCCAGCAGATATTTGACCGGCTGGTGATATACGATAATGCCAACGATCAATATCTTTCCGTTATCGCGCATTATTGGAACAGCAATGAGGATGGAACGGTCTGGACTTTTCACCTGCGTAAAGGAATCCGGTTCCATGACGGTAGAGAGTTATCGGCGGAGGACGTGAAATTCACGGTAGAACGCCTGGGACGGGATAAACGAAATGCTTGGATCGTGCGTGAACTGCAGCGAGTAGAGGCGGTATCGCCTCGGGAGGTTCGTTTTATTCTTAACAAGCCGAATCGAATTTTTATCCGGTTTGTTAGCTCCATTTGCATGTCCATCGTGCCCAAACATTTGGTGAGTCTTAATGAAGAACAGTTCTGGAAGCTTCCTGTCGGAACGGGCCCTTTTCAGGTGGAAGAATGGACCGATGAACGGCTGACCATACGTGCCAATCCCCATTATTATCAGGGACGGCCGCATTTGGACAACATCCACATTATCATGATGCCCGAAGATGCGGAGCATTGCGAGGTCAGCTGGGAGCGGCTGCTGCAAGATCCGGAGCGTATCGAGCATAAAGGTGAGAAGCATGCTGTGGATATCATAGAATCTTCCGAAGGCTGTACGACTTTGATTACGTGGAATATGAAGAAGCCGGGGCCCTATCAGTCCATCGAATTTCGCCGGGCATTCAGCCTGATTCTGAACCGTGCCGAGATGATACGCGAACTTGGCGGCAACCGGCTATACCCGGCCAAAGGATTCATCATGGATGAGCAAGCGCCTTACCGTAAAGACCGACATGATCCCGAGCTCGCAAAGTCACTGCTGAAACAGTCGGGTTATGACGGCTCTCCCATTACCATGGCTACGCTCGCAAATCATATCAAAGACGCCGAATGGGTTCAGAAGCAGTGCGCTTCCATCGGGATACCATTGATCATCCGGGAGGAGAGGATGGATACCATACACCAATCGGATGTGATGAACACCATGGATTGTGTCTTGCACGGCCTTGTTCTTCCAGGTGAAGAAGTATGTTTAATCGAGAATTACGAGCAGAAGGGAAGCGTGGTTAAAGAGTTCATGGATCCATCGCTGCATCATTGGGTGAAGGATTGCGTGGATGATGCGCTTGCCAGCGAGTGGTATGAGGAGCGTTTGAGTTTGTTGTCCCATATTGAAGAGAGGCTTCGGGAGGAAGCGCATGTATCATTCTTGGTTCATACGAGATTTTACGCAAGCTTGGATCCTTCTTATAAAGGGGTTGTCATCAATAATCTGGGATGGCTGGATTTCAAGCAGATTTGGCGTGTATGA
- a CDS encoding histidine--tRNA ligase, whose amino-acid sequence MQNVKGTYDYFGQEQAIRRKVQSTLREVFECYDYAEMETTILNESELLSSKYAGGEEILKEMYQLTDQGTRRLGLRYDLTIPFAKVIALNPAISQPFKRYEMGKVFRDGPVKRGRLREFLQCDVDVVGISGPEAEVELMQLAAEVFRRLEIPIMLRWNNRSFLGEILGALGVPEEMKPSVMLTLDKLDKMGKEGVRQELAGKELASEICRQILDFVDLKEPTLTQITSEYNLDNERGAREVRILQNMLQRVGLQDICVFDPFLSRGLSFYTGTVYEIFDASQGFRSSLGGGGRYDAIIGQLVGREDTLYPTVGLSFGMESIMEMIRNRPIETNKPLVMIIPIGETIPEGLTAAAALRNRGIHTRLADNRRKLKKTLASVSAECIPYAILIGEDEAAAGMVRLKNMTEGKELALTLQKAVELIIQSCE is encoded by the coding sequence ATGCAGAACGTAAAAGGAACGTATGATTATTTTGGCCAAGAACAGGCGATCCGAAGAAAGGTGCAATCGACGCTGCGTGAAGTGTTTGAATGTTATGACTATGCTGAAATGGAGACAACCATTCTGAATGAATCCGAGTTATTGTCTTCCAAATACGCAGGAGGGGAAGAAATTCTGAAGGAAATGTACCAGCTGACAGATCAGGGAACGCGACGTCTGGGCCTCCGGTACGACTTGACGATTCCATTCGCCAAGGTAATCGCGCTGAATCCCGCCATCAGCCAGCCCTTCAAACGTTATGAGATGGGGAAGGTATTCCGCGATGGTCCCGTCAAACGGGGAAGATTGCGGGAGTTTCTGCAGTGCGACGTTGATGTGGTGGGGATCTCGGGACCGGAAGCGGAGGTTGAGCTAATGCAGCTTGCAGCCGAAGTGTTTCGGAGACTTGAAATCCCGATCATGCTCCGGTGGAACAACCGAAGCTTCCTTGGTGAAATTCTTGGAGCTTTGGGCGTACCGGAAGAGATGAAACCATCCGTCATGCTGACGCTGGATAAGCTCGACAAGATGGGTAAGGAGGGTGTTCGACAAGAGCTTGCGGGTAAGGAGCTCGCATCGGAGATTTGTCGTCAAATTCTTGATTTTGTTGATCTCAAGGAGCCGACATTAACGCAAATAACAAGCGAATACAACCTGGACAACGAGCGCGGAGCACGAGAAGTCCGGATCCTGCAAAATATGCTGCAGCGCGTCGGGCTGCAAGACATCTGCGTATTTGATCCGTTTCTTTCCCGAGGATTGTCCTTCTACACAGGAACCGTTTATGAAATCTTTGACGCATCTCAGGGCTTTCGTTCAAGCTTGGGTGGAGGCGGCAGGTATGACGCGATTATCGGGCAGCTCGTTGGACGCGAGGACACTCTTTATCCTACGGTGGGTCTTTCGTTCGGCATGGAATCCATCATGGAGATGATCCGAAACCGTCCGATTGAAACAAACAAGCCGCTCGTTATGATTATCCCGATAGGAGAAACCATACCCGAAGGATTGACGGCTGCAGCGGCACTCCGGAATCGCGGGATTCATACGCGATTGGCGGACAACCGCCGTAAATTGAAGAAAACATTAGCTTCTGTTTCAGCTGAGTGTATTCCATATGCCATCCTAATCGGCGAAGATGAAGCGGCGGCGGGCATGGTTCGATTGAAGAATATGACCGAGGGCAAGGAGCTTGCATTGACTCTGCAGAAGGCGGTTGAGCTTATCATTCAATCCTGTGAATGA
- a CDS encoding catalase, translating to MDKSNTHSNANNSRGKTSKDQQLEQFTVDNDGKDLTTNHGLKVAEDEHSLKAGERGPTLMEDFHFREKMTHFDHERIPERIVHARGFGAHGYFQLYESMKDYTKAKFLQDPSVVTPVFVRFSTVAGSRGSADTVRDVRGFATKFYTEEGNYDLVGNNMPVFFIQDAMKFPDFVHAVKPEPHNEIPQAQSAHDTFWDFVANNSESAHMIMWAMSDRSLPRSFRMMEGFGVHTFRFVNEEGHAHFVKFHWKSVLGTHSLVWDETQKLAGKDPDFNRRDLWDAIESGNYPEFEFGVQMIREDEEFNFGFDILDPTKIWPEELIPVRIIGKMTLNRNTDNFFAETEQIAFHPGHVVPGIDFTNDPLLQGRLFSYTDTQLSRLGGPNFHEIPINRPIAPVHNNQRDGMHRMTINKGPVSYHKNGIAGNTPKPVPAERGGYEHYTEKVEGRKVQARSDSFKDHFSQAALFWNSMSEVEKQHIVSAFQFELGKVQRKEIRQQVVDLFANVDSELATRISEGIGTMPPQTSFSASSESSPALSMMNTVKLPLTRKVAVLAGNGFTDELPFVLTQLQQAGVITEVVSAKLGVIQGKAGAELEVNHSLLGADSVLFDAVLVAGGALSVSELLVEPKVLDFVKEAYQHFKPIAAIAEGANLLPSSSGEGVVVAQENEDLKPFGEAFIHAIAAHRHWSRTI from the coding sequence ATGGACAAATCCAACACCCATTCGAATGCTAACAACAGCCGGGGCAAGACAAGCAAGGACCAACAGCTGGAACAATTTACGGTAGACAATGACGGCAAAGACTTGACAACCAATCATGGACTTAAAGTCGCTGAAGATGAACATTCGCTTAAAGCGGGCGAGCGCGGTCCAACCTTGATGGAGGATTTCCATTTCAGAGAGAAGATGACGCATTTCGACCATGAGCGGATTCCGGAACGGATCGTGCATGCCCGCGGTTTTGGGGCTCATGGCTATTTTCAGCTATATGAATCCATGAAAGATTATACAAAAGCCAAATTTCTGCAGGACCCTTCCGTCGTCACGCCGGTGTTTGTCCGATTCTCCACGGTGGCTGGCTCCAGGGGATCAGCCGACACCGTCAGGGACGTACGCGGCTTCGCAACCAAGTTTTATACGGAAGAAGGGAATTATGATCTTGTGGGCAACAATATGCCGGTCTTTTTCATACAGGATGCGATGAAGTTTCCCGATTTCGTTCATGCAGTCAAGCCTGAGCCGCATAACGAGATTCCGCAAGCGCAATCCGCCCATGATACGTTCTGGGATTTTGTAGCGAACAATTCGGAAAGCGCGCACATGATCATGTGGGCGATGTCCGACCGCTCGCTTCCGCGAAGCTTCCGAATGATGGAGGGCTTCGGCGTCCATACCTTCCGTTTCGTGAATGAAGAAGGACATGCACATTTTGTGAAGTTTCACTGGAAGTCTGTGCTCGGCACGCATTCCCTCGTATGGGATGAAACGCAGAAACTGGCAGGCAAGGATCCCGACTTTAACCGGCGTGATCTGTGGGATGCGATCGAATCAGGAAATTATCCGGAATTTGAGTTTGGCGTTCAAATGATTCGGGAGGATGAGGAATTCAATTTTGGTTTTGACATCCTTGATCCGACCAAGATTTGGCCCGAAGAGCTCATTCCCGTCAGAATCATTGGCAAAATGACACTCAATCGCAATACAGATAATTTCTTTGCGGAGACGGAACAGATTGCTTTCCATCCGGGACATGTCGTACCGGGCATCGATTTTACTAATGACCCGCTACTGCAAGGCCGCTTATTCTCCTATACAGACACCCAGCTTTCACGGCTCGGCGGACCCAATTTCCACGAAATTCCGATCAACCGTCCAATCGCACCGGTTCATAACAATCAGCGTGACGGGATGCATCGTATGACCATCAATAAGGGCCCTGTCAGCTATCATAAGAACGGTATTGCCGGTAACACGCCGAAGCCGGTTCCAGCGGAGCGCGGGGGTTATGAGCATTACACCGAGAAGGTGGAAGGGCGTAAGGTGCAGGCACGCAGTGACAGCTTTAAGGATCATTTCAGCCAAGCGGCCCTGTTCTGGAACAGCATGTCCGAGGTCGAGAAGCAGCATATCGTATCCGCATTCCAGTTCGAACTGGGTAAAGTACAGCGAAAGGAAATTCGCCAGCAAGTCGTTGACCTGTTCGCGAACGTCGATAGCGAACTTGCCACCCGGATTTCGGAGGGCATCGGAACCATGCCACCGCAAACCAGCTTCTCCGCTTCCAGCGAGTCTTCTCCGGCACTGAGCATGATGAATACCGTGAAGCTCCCGTTAACCCGTAAAGTGGCGGTGCTGGCAGGCAACGGATTCACGGATGAACTCCCGTTTGTGCTTACGCAGCTGCAGCAAGCCGGCGTCATCACCGAGGTGGTTAGCGCAAAGCTCGGCGTCATTCAAGGCAAAGCCGGCGCGGAACTGGAAGTGAACCATTCGCTGCTTGGGGCGGATTCCGTCTTGTTCGATGCGGTGCTTGTCGCAGGCGGCGCGTTAAGCGTATCGGAGCTCCTGGTGGAGCCGAAGGTGCTGGATTTTGTCAAGGAAGCGTATCAGCATTTCAAGCCGATCGCAGCCATAGCCGAAGGGGCAAATTTGCTTCCATCATCCAGTGGTGAAGGGGTCGTGGTTGCGCAAGAGAATGAGGATTTGAAGCCTTTCGGCGAGGCCTTCATTCATGCCATTGCGGCACATCGCCATTGGTCGCGTACGATCTAA